One part of the Anaeromyxobacter sp. Fw109-5 genome encodes these proteins:
- a CDS encoding UDP-glucuronic acid decarboxylase family protein — MSEKRAVVLGAAGFIGSHLSDRFLAEGWRVTGVDNLITGNRRNLDHLARDPRFDFVEADICEPLDRITGRVDAVLDFASPASPIDYLKHPFETLRVGSHGVENALKLAKRAGAPFLLSSTSEVYGDPLVHPQRESYWGNVNPVGPRAVYDEAKRFAEAITVAYRRYEKVDVRIARIFNTYGPRMRLDDGRVVPTFVAQALRGEPLTVFGDGTQTRSFCYVDDNVEGIWRLLHSRFQDPVNIGNPNEMTVLQFAEAVQRLVGSHCPVIHEALPEDDPRVRRPDISRAKELLGWEPKVGFDDGMRRTIGWFRERV; from the coding sequence ATGAGCGAAAAGCGCGCGGTCGTCCTCGGGGCGGCAGGGTTCATCGGGAGTCACCTCAGCGATCGCTTCCTGGCGGAGGGGTGGCGCGTCACGGGGGTGGACAACCTCATCACGGGCAACCGGCGGAACCTCGACCACCTCGCGCGCGACCCGCGCTTCGACTTCGTCGAGGCGGACATCTGCGAGCCGCTGGACCGGATCACGGGTCGCGTCGACGCGGTGCTCGACTTCGCGTCGCCCGCCTCGCCCATCGACTATCTGAAGCACCCGTTCGAGACGCTCCGCGTCGGCTCGCACGGCGTGGAGAACGCGCTGAAGCTCGCGAAGCGCGCGGGCGCTCCCTTCCTGCTGTCCTCGACGTCCGAGGTGTACGGCGATCCCCTGGTGCACCCGCAGCGCGAGTCGTACTGGGGCAACGTGAATCCCGTCGGTCCGCGCGCGGTGTACGACGAGGCGAAGCGCTTCGCCGAGGCGATCACGGTCGCGTACCGCCGCTACGAGAAGGTCGACGTGCGGATCGCCCGCATCTTCAACACGTACGGCCCTCGTATGCGGTTGGACGACGGGCGGGTCGTGCCCACCTTCGTTGCGCAGGCGCTCCGCGGCGAGCCGCTCACCGTGTTCGGCGACGGCACCCAGACGCGGAGCTTCTGCTACGTGGACGACAACGTGGAGGGGATCTGGCGGTTGCTGCACTCCCGCTTCCAGGATCCCGTGAACATCGGCAATCCGAACGAGATGACGGTGCTGCAGTTCGCCGAGGCGGTGCAGCGGCTCGTCGGGAGCCACTGCCCCGTGATCCACGAGGCGCTCCCCGAGGACGACCCGCGCGTGCGACGGCCGGACATCTCGCGCGCGAAGGAGCTCCTCGGGTGGGAGCCGAAGGTGGGATTCGATGACGGCATGCGGCGGACCATCGGGTGGTTCCGCGAGCGCGTGTGA
- a CDS encoding NAD-dependent epimerase/dehydratase family protein, protein MAKRILITGGAGFIGSTIADLFLEAGWDVAVLDDLSSGKRESVPPAARFYPVDVRSAAALEVLKKERPQVICHQAAQIDVRRSMAEPRFDADVNVGGLLNLMQGAVEAKSVEHVLFASSGGATYGDTDRVPTPEDHPQLPVSHYGAAKAASELYLNVYRANYGIPFTALRYSNVYGPRQDPHGEAGVVAIFCGRLLEGRPCTIFGDGSQTRDYVFAGDVARANLLAAEKRYDGPLNVGTGVETDVNELYAHLARAAGSDRPAEHAPARLGEQKRSCIDPSRAGAAVGWRPEVRLADGLRRTFEWFAARRRAA, encoded by the coding sequence GTGGCGAAGCGGATTCTCATCACGGGCGGGGCGGGGTTCATCGGGTCCACCATCGCGGACCTGTTCCTCGAGGCGGGGTGGGACGTCGCGGTCCTCGACGATCTCTCGTCGGGGAAGCGCGAGAGCGTGCCGCCCGCCGCCCGCTTCTACCCGGTGGACGTTCGCAGCGCGGCGGCGCTCGAGGTGCTGAAGAAGGAGCGCCCGCAGGTGATCTGCCATCAGGCCGCCCAGATCGACGTGCGCCGCTCGATGGCGGAGCCTCGCTTCGACGCGGACGTGAACGTCGGCGGCCTGCTGAACCTCATGCAGGGCGCGGTCGAGGCGAAGAGCGTCGAGCACGTGCTCTTCGCCTCCTCCGGCGGCGCCACCTACGGCGACACCGACCGCGTGCCGACGCCCGAGGATCACCCGCAGCTGCCGGTCTCCCACTACGGGGCGGCGAAGGCCGCGAGCGAGCTGTACCTCAACGTCTACCGCGCCAACTACGGCATCCCGTTCACCGCGCTCCGCTACTCCAACGTGTACGGCCCGCGCCAGGATCCGCACGGCGAGGCCGGGGTGGTGGCGATCTTCTGCGGGCGCCTCCTCGAGGGCCGGCCCTGCACGATCTTCGGGGACGGCTCGCAGACCCGCGACTACGTCTTCGCGGGCGACGTCGCGCGGGCGAACCTGCTCGCCGCCGAGAAGCGGTACGACGGGCCGCTCAACGTCGGGACCGGGGTCGAGACCGACGTGAACGAGCTGTACGCCCACCTCGCCCGGGCGGCCGGCTCCGACCGTCCGGCGGAGCACGCCCCGGCGCGGCTCGGCGAGCAGAAGCGCTCGTGCATCGACCCCTCGCGCGCCGGCGCGGCCGTCGGCTGGAGGCCGGAGGTGAGGCTCGCCGACGGGCTCCGGCGCACCTTCGAGTGGTTCGCGGCGCGGCGCCGGGCAGCCTGA
- the mtgA gene encoding monofunctional biosynthetic peptidoglycan transglycosylase yields MPSRVRPPGRRRLLRIALVLLVVVLLAVASIAGLWLATPDVARLARTNPRTTALIAQRQAEAKARRRPFHARQVWVSLDRVSPRLVEAVLLSEDANFFGHDGLDWEAIRLAAEHDLKTRRFARGASTLTQQLAKNLWLGTEKSLLRKAREAVLAAKLERELSKRRILALYLNVAEWDDGVFGVEAGARARFGVSAAALTTAQAVVLASILPAPRKVDLDHPSSWLRRRSRRLLDRMRAAGRISADEHLHASAELERILAGPAPADDRDEPPEDEATTSPPSPAAGGEVAAG; encoded by the coding sequence ATGCCATCCCGGGTTCGCCCCCCCGGGCGCCGCCGCCTCCTCCGGATCGCCCTCGTCCTCCTCGTCGTCGTCCTCCTCGCGGTCGCCTCGATCGCGGGGCTCTGGCTCGCCACGCCCGACGTCGCGCGGCTCGCGCGCACGAACCCGCGCACCACCGCCCTCATCGCGCAGCGCCAGGCGGAGGCGAAGGCGAGGCGCCGCCCCTTCCACGCGCGGCAGGTGTGGGTGAGCCTCGACCGCGTGTCGCCGCGGCTCGTCGAGGCGGTGCTGCTCTCGGAGGACGCGAACTTCTTCGGGCACGACGGGCTGGACTGGGAGGCGATCCGCCTCGCCGCCGAGCACGACCTCAAGACCCGCCGGTTCGCGCGCGGCGCCTCCACCCTCACCCAGCAGCTCGCGAAGAACCTGTGGCTCGGGACCGAGAAGAGCCTCCTGCGCAAGGCCAGGGAGGCGGTGCTCGCTGCGAAGCTCGAGCGCGAGCTCTCGAAGCGCCGGATCCTCGCGCTCTACCTGAACGTCGCGGAGTGGGACGACGGCGTGTTCGGCGTCGAGGCGGGCGCCCGCGCGAGGTTCGGCGTCTCCGCCGCCGCGCTCACGACCGCGCAGGCGGTGGTGCTGGCGTCCATCCTCCCCGCGCCGCGGAAGGTGGACCTCGACCATCCCTCCTCCTGGCTGAGGCGCCGCAGCAGACGCCTCCTCGACCGCATGCGCGCGGCCGGGCGCATCTCCGCCGACGAGCACCTGCACGCGAGCGCGGAGCTGGAGCGGATCCTCGCAGGGCCAGCGCCGGCGGACGATCGCGACGAGCCCCCGGAAGACGAGGCGACGACGTCCCCCCCGTCCCCGGCGGCGGGTGGCGAGGTCGCGGCGGGCTGA
- a CDS encoding superoxide dismutase: protein MADVKRYTPRDFSKVRGLNGISDKQLEEHLKLYEGYVKRTNALTEKLQAICADGKASGADPVFAELTRRLGFEYSGMVNHEYYFDNMAPGAQAEPPSGGKLRKALEASFGKYETWLADFRAIATMPGIGWAMTFQDPTTGWLSNHWINLHQDNVPVGFKPVLVMDGWEHAYMRDYLATERAKYVDAFFKNVSWEAVEKRIA, encoded by the coding sequence ATGGCTGACGTGAAGCGATACACCCCGCGCGACTTCTCCAAGGTCCGGGGGCTGAACGGCATCTCGGACAAGCAGCTCGAGGAGCACCTGAAGCTCTACGAGGGGTACGTGAAGCGCACCAACGCGCTCACGGAGAAGCTCCAGGCCATCTGCGCCGACGGCAAGGCCTCGGGCGCCGATCCGGTGTTCGCCGAGCTGACCCGCCGCCTGGGCTTCGAGTACAGCGGCATGGTGAACCACGAGTACTACTTCGACAACATGGCGCCCGGCGCGCAGGCCGAGCCTCCGTCCGGCGGCAAGCTCCGCAAGGCGCTCGAGGCGTCGTTCGGCAAGTACGAGACGTGGCTCGCCGACTTCCGCGCCATCGCCACCATGCCGGGCATCGGCTGGGCGATGACGTTCCAGGACCCCACGACCGGCTGGCTCTCGAACCACTGGATCAACCTGCACCAGGACAACGTGCCGGTCGGCTTCAAGCCGGTGCTGGTGATGGACGGCTGGGAGCACGCGTACATGCGCGACTACCTCGCGACGGAGCGAGCGAAGTACGTGGACGCGTTCTTCAAGAACGTGAGCTGGGAGGCGGTCGAGAAGCGCATCGCGTAG
- a CDS encoding DUF1206 domain-containing protein, producing the protein MRGASEAWSELERAGGRSVRHPWVGTLARAGYVAKGAVYAVIGVLALRLALGEGGRTTDTKGALATVAQAPLGGALVAALALGLVGMALWFEVQAFADPDGERRQGAWAILSRVGQGIAGLGYASLALAAVRLAFGEGAGRGGDAAARSWTARVLELPAGRALVFAGAAIVIFLGARQIWNAVGGKFLKHVELTSAGRWVRRWAPRLGAIGFVTQGLVFVLVGLFFGQAAFERDPREATGLDGALETLARQPFGQVLLGLAALGLLAYAAFAVVEGRYRRIRGG; encoded by the coding sequence ATGCGAGGAGCGAGCGAGGCGTGGTCGGAGCTGGAGCGGGCGGGCGGCCGTTCGGTGCGGCACCCGTGGGTCGGGACGCTCGCGCGCGCGGGGTACGTCGCGAAGGGGGCGGTGTACGCCGTCATCGGGGTGCTCGCGCTCCGCCTCGCGCTCGGCGAGGGAGGGCGCACCACCGACACGAAGGGCGCGCTCGCCACCGTCGCCCAGGCGCCCCTCGGCGGCGCCCTCGTCGCGGCCCTGGCGCTCGGCCTCGTGGGCATGGCCCTCTGGTTCGAGGTCCAGGCGTTCGCGGATCCCGACGGCGAGCGGCGCCAGGGTGCCTGGGCGATCCTGTCGCGCGTCGGCCAGGGGATCGCGGGGCTGGGCTACGCGTCGCTGGCGCTCGCCGCGGTGCGGCTCGCGTTCGGGGAGGGCGCCGGCCGGGGAGGCGACGCCGCGGCGCGAAGCTGGACCGCTCGCGTGCTCGAGCTCCCCGCCGGACGCGCGCTGGTCTTCGCGGGCGCGGCCATCGTGATCTTCCTGGGCGCGCGGCAGATCTGGAACGCCGTCGGCGGGAAGTTCCTGAAGCACGTGGAGCTGACCTCCGCCGGGCGCTGGGTGCGCCGGTGGGCGCCGCGCCTGGGCGCGATCGGCTTCGTCACGCAGGGCTTGGTGTTCGTGCTCGTCGGCCTCTTCTTCGGGCAGGCGGCGTTCGAGCGCGACCCGCGCGAGGCGACCGGGCTCGACGGCGCGCTGGAGACCCTGGCGCGGCAGCCGTTCGGGCAGGTGCTGCTCGGCCTCGCGGCGCTCGGCCTGCTCGCCTACGCGGCCTTCGCCGTCGTGGAGGGTCGCTACCGCCGCATCCGCGGCGGCTGA
- the mutY gene encoding A/G-specific adenine glycosylase yields MIVPSGRRAALRRRLLAWYDAERRALPWRFAQRGADPYRVWISEVMLQQTQVATVVPYFERFVARFPTLEALAAAPEDEVLARWRGLGYYARARNLHAAARAALARHGALPSAVDALRALPGFGPYTAGAVASIAFARPAPAVDGNVARVLARLFCVEGSLAAPATQRRLWDLAGELVPPDRPGDFNQALMELGAMVCRKAAPGCARCPLRTSCAARRLGRAEQVPPARRRGARRAVTMACAVAEVGGALVLVRRAPGGLLGGLWDLPAVDSTGATEAHAAAALLRELRGRFGARVAVGAPRGEVTRTLTHRTLTLRAHACVVPARRAHGEGVRLVPPEALAEVGMSAATRALLAAAGWPGRSSRR; encoded by the coding sequence GTGATCGTCCCGTCCGGCCGCCGGGCCGCGCTGCGCCGCCGCCTCCTCGCCTGGTACGACGCCGAGCGCCGCGCCCTCCCCTGGCGCTTCGCGCAGCGCGGGGCGGATCCGTACCGCGTGTGGATCTCGGAGGTGATGCTGCAGCAGACCCAGGTCGCGACCGTGGTGCCGTACTTCGAGCGGTTCGTCGCGCGGTTCCCGACGCTCGAGGCGCTGGCGGCGGCCCCCGAGGACGAGGTGCTCGCGCGGTGGAGAGGCCTCGGCTACTACGCCCGCGCCCGCAACCTCCACGCGGCCGCGCGCGCGGCGCTCGCGCGCCACGGCGCGCTGCCGTCCGCGGTCGACGCGCTGCGCGCGCTCCCCGGCTTCGGCCCCTACACCGCGGGTGCCGTCGCGAGCATCGCCTTCGCGCGGCCAGCCCCCGCCGTGGACGGCAACGTGGCGCGCGTGCTCGCGCGGCTCTTCTGCGTCGAGGGGAGCCTCGCCGCGCCGGCGACGCAGCGCCGCCTGTGGGACCTCGCCGGCGAGCTCGTCCCGCCCGATCGCCCCGGCGACTTCAACCAGGCGCTCATGGAGCTCGGGGCGATGGTGTGCCGCAAGGCCGCCCCTGGCTGCGCGCGCTGTCCGCTGCGGACGAGCTGCGCGGCGCGGAGGCTGGGACGCGCCGAGCAGGTGCCGCCCGCGCGACGGAGAGGCGCTCGCCGGGCGGTGACCATGGCGTGCGCGGTGGCGGAGGTGGGCGGCGCGCTCGTCCTGGTGCGCCGGGCCCCGGGCGGCCTTCTGGGCGGCCTGTGGGATCTCCCCGCGGTGGACTCGACCGGCGCGACGGAGGCGCACGCCGCGGCGGCCCTCCTCCGCGAGCTGCGCGGGCGCTTCGGCGCGCGCGTCGCCGTCGGAGCTCCGCGGGGCGAGGTGACGCGGACGCTCACCCATCGGACCTTGACGCTGCGCGCGCACGCGTGCGTGGTGCCGGCGCGGCGTGCGCACGGGGAGGGCGTCCGGCTCGTGCCCCCGGAGGCGCTCGCCGAGGTCGGGATGTCGGCCGCGACGCGCGCGCTCCTCGCCGCGGCCGGCTGGCCGGGCCGCTCTTCGCGCCGCTGA
- the rpsL gene encoding 30S ribosomal protein S12, translated as MPTISQLVRKGREKLLTKKKAPALKESPQKRGVCTRVYTTTPKKPNSALRKVARVRLTNGFEVTSYIPGVGHNLQEHSVVLIRGGRVKDLPGVRYHIVRGTLDAVGVQGRKQGRSKYGAKRPS; from the coding sequence ATGCCGACGATCAGCCAGCTGGTGCGCAAGGGGCGCGAGAAGCTCCTCACGAAGAAGAAGGCGCCCGCGCTCAAGGAGTCGCCGCAGAAGCGCGGCGTCTGCACGCGCGTGTACACCACGACGCCCAAGAAGCCGAACTCGGCGCTCCGCAAGGTCGCCCGCGTCCGCCTCACGAACGGCTTCGAGGTGACGAGCTACATCCCTGGCGTCGGCCACAACCTGCAGGAGCACTCGGTGGTGCTCATCCGCGGGGGCCGCGTGAAGGACCTCCCGGGCGTCCGCTACCACATCGTCCGCGGGACCCTCGACGCCGTCGGCGTGCAGGGCCGCAAGCAGGGTCGCTCGAAGTACGGCGCCAAGCGCCCGAGCTAG
- the rpsG gene encoding 30S ribosomal protein S7, with product MPRRREVEKRKILPDPKFQDRIVAKFVNNLMREGKKSTGERIIYGAFDQVEQKLKDDPLKIFKKALDNVKPVVEVKSRRVGGATYQVPVEVRQDRRTALAMRWLIDYSKARGEKTMQEKLAGEIIDAANNRGNAVKKREDTHKMAEANKAFAHYRW from the coding sequence ATGCCTCGTCGTCGCGAAGTCGAGAAGCGCAAGATTCTGCCCGATCCGAAGTTCCAGGACCGGATCGTGGCGAAGTTCGTCAACAACCTGATGCGCGAGGGGAAGAAGTCCACCGGCGAGCGCATCATCTACGGCGCGTTCGACCAGGTCGAGCAGAAGCTCAAGGACGATCCGCTCAAGATCTTCAAGAAGGCGCTCGACAACGTGAAGCCGGTCGTCGAGGTGAAGAGCCGCCGCGTCGGTGGCGCCACGTACCAGGTGCCCGTCGAGGTCCGCCAGGATCGTCGCACCGCGCTTGCAATGCGCTGGCTGATCGACTACTCGAAGGCCCGCGGCGAGAAGACGATGCAGGAGAAGCTCGCCGGCGAGATCATCGACGCCGCGAACAACCGCGGGAACGCGGTGAAGAAGCGCGAGGACACGCACAAGATGGCCGAGGCCAACAAGGCCTTCGCGCACTACCGGTGGTAA